The window TCAGAGGTGTGCAGAGGCACCAGGCCGAGAACAGGGCTTTGCAGTGGTGAGGGCAAAACATGAACACAAGAAATACCCTAAGTTACTGTACCTGGTTGTGCCTGGTGACAGATGGGACCAGCTCTTTTCTCCATTtggtaattttggaaaatttggcaGAGTTAATAAATCCCCTTGGTGCAAGATTGCTACAATAAGAATCTATTATAGATGGCAGATGTGAAGTTCACAGTCCTTTTTATTATCCTAACCTAGTAACATGACTAGAGGTAAAATTAAATATTGAGTTAGAtgattgtttaatattttaaaaccagagggaagacatacaaatagatTGAGAGCAGTTTCTTTCTAAAGATAATCAGAATATATCTCCTATATTTTAAACACTGCAGGAacagtcaaaattttaaaataaatggtttccacatttttttatccCCATCTCTCCCCCTGACTAtatggtaaaatattttatttggcaacCACGTTTTCCTACTTTTAATCACACACATCATCAGAGCTTTTCATCAGCCTAACTAGTCTTCCTGCTCACTGAGTTGTGACGAAAGCCTGGTCTAGGCACTTTTACCACGGCCATGTTTTTGTTAAGATCCCTGCAGACTGTGAACTATGAAAACCAGCCCCTGGCCCCGCTTGTGGGTGCTGCAGAGCCGCGTGTGAACTGCTCCTAGGAAACCGCGtctctgggcagggtggctctCGGGCCGTGGATCCCCCTAAAAGCTTTTCTGCCAGTGACGCCCTTGGTCTCTGGATGTGTTCACGCCTCAGTGATTTTACTCTCTGGTTTCTTGTGTGTGCTTGAGATTCTTGAGAGAAAGCGTGCTGCAGATGAAAAATGCAGCCTACATgaaaaagagaaggggaaagccattttaaaataacttccatGTAAGTTACTGTAATCAAAGTGCTGCTGCCTGTGTGTTCATAAAAAAATATGTGCAAGGGCccggagcggtggctcatgcctgtaatcccagcactttgggaggccgaggtgggcggatcacttgaggtcaggagttagagaccaccctggccaacaaggtgaaaccccgtctctactttaaaaatacaaaaaaattagccaggtgtggtggcgcgtgcctgtaggtcccagctactcaggaggctgaggcagaggctgcagtgagccgagaccgcgccactgcactccagtctgggcgacagagcgagactgtctccaaaaaaataattcaaatgcgAACCCGGCTCTCATGGCGCCCCGGCCACGGAGAGCCTGGGGGAGTGGGATAAAAACGGTGCTGGGATGGGAGGGCGGCTTGTCCGCGAACTCCTCCCACCACGCCCGGACCAAAGCCGCCGGCGCCCCGCTTCCGGGGCCGCCCTAAACCGCGGCCGCCGCTCCCTGAGGGGCCGCCTGACCCGGCGGAAAGCCAGGCTGTGTGGCCGGAGGTCACCACCCCGACCCCGACTAGTCCCGCAGCGCCTGACCCCTTCGTGGGCGGCCCCGACCGCCGCGGCTCGAGGAGGGGCGGGGCTGGGGCGGCCGAGCTCTCGCGAGGTTTCGTCGGGGGCTGGCGGCCGCGGCTCGGCGGAGAGTGCGGGATGCGCTCGGAAAAGGAGGGGGCCGGAGGCCTTAGGGCGGCCGTTGCCGCGCGGGGCCCGAGCGGGAGGGAGAAGCTGTCGGCCCTAGAAGTGCAGTTCCACCGCGACTCGCAGcagcaggaggctgagacggcgCCAACCTCGTCCTCCGGTTGCGGGGGCGGTGCGGGCAAACCTCGCGAGGAGAAGAGGACGGCCCTGAGcaaggtgggggcgggggcggggcgcgcAAACCTCGCGAGGAGGGGACGGccctgaggggagggaggggagggaggggagggaggggagggaggggagggaggggagggaggggagggaggggagggaggggagggaggggcggGGGCCGGGCCTCCCAGCGCGGTACGCGGTGCCTTTTGAGCATCTTGTCCACGCTCCGCCCCGGTGGGAACGGCCGCGCGCTTCCCGCAGGTGGTCATCCGCCGCCTGCCTCCGGGCCTCACCAAGGAGCAGCTGGAGGAGCAGCTGCGCCCGCTGCCAGCACACGACTACTTCGAGTTCTTCGCCGCCGACCTGAGGTGAGGCCCGCCCcgaggggaggaagagagggcgGAACCCAGAGCTCGGCGGCGGTGGCCGTCTCGTTGCCTTACGTTCCTTACCCTGATTTCTCCTTTATGGGAGTCGTGTGAGCtttttgaataaatacatttcagtAAAACGTGTCAGTTCCGTCAAAGAAAAATACCACCAACAAAGAAACACAGATGTGGTTTACATTAAAAATGCGGATGATTTTCAGACGGCTAACGCTTAGGAAAGCGGGTGCCTTTGAAAGGACCAGCGTTGCCCGCCCGGCGCCTCCCGGGCTTCCCTGCTCGTCCGCGGACGGGGCGCTGCGGGGCCAGGAGGGCGCCGGCTCTTCCTGTGGCCTCCACGCTGGTGCCGCAGCCAGTGCGGTTTTAAATACCGGAGAGGGTCCCCAAGTCAGGAGAGTCTCTCGGCGCCACGGGTTCCTCTGGGAGTGCGCCCTGGCCTTGCCTTAGGGTTTCAGCCTCGGAGGACCGATTCTAGGCAGTGGAGAAGGGACCTGAGTTCTGCCTTGTAAAGTTAACGTTTTGCGTTTGTTTTTGCTAAAGAATATCCAAGTTGTTACAATTAACTGAGATGATTTGGCACAAAAGTTTTATCTAAAGTAGTTTGTTGTgcccagaaaaggaaaaagaggctaAATTAATGGACTGTTGTATTTTTCACTAACCATTTTCACTGTTATCTCTTATTTCAGTCTTTATCCTCATCTCTACTCAAGAGCATACATTAATTTTAGGAATCCTGATGACATCCTTCTTTTTAGAGATCGTTTTGATGGATATATCTTCCTTGACAGCAAAGGTTGGattattggtttttaaaaatctattataatCTGTAGGTATACTAATGAAGTATTGCTAGAATATTcgtgctttttaaattattattattttttgagacagggtcttgctctgttgcccaggctggagtgcagcagccacaatcacggctcactgcagcctcacactccggctcaagcaatcctccagcctcctaggtagcagggaccacaggcgtgtgccaccatgatcggctgatttaaaaaaaaaattttgtagagacgggggtctcactgtgttgcccaggctggtcttgaactcctggcttcaagtgatcctcccacctcagtctcccaaagtgctgggattacaggcgtgagccacagcatctggtctatttgtgcattttaattaaaaagttctCAGACTAAAATAAGTTTATAAATTTTGATTATGTTACTGTAATTATGTGCAgatattaaaaattgaaattatttaattttattatttaatccaaaaaaattccagaaattctGTGTAATAGTGACAGCCTATTTATGTATTATCGTCAGAGAATGAAGGTTTTCATGAGTGAGTTTTTTGCATGAGAGAACTTGATCTTTTTAGGTTCTAAAGCTAAACTATTTTACCTGTTTGATAGGAATTTTCCAAAATGTACACTGACTTCTGTCTTCCTAAACAGCATCCTTCATGACTGTACCATTTATGATAATGTCACCAGGAAGTCACTGACTGCTGTTAAACAGCTTTGCCTGCGGAGACAGCAGTCTTCAACTCTACTCTCAATAGTTCCCTTATCAGTACTTCTAGGGTTCTGCTttcatctttttccttctcttctcctgtcAGGCTGTCTGCTGTTGTGTTCCTGGCTGTCAAGTTTGTGTACCTTTCACAGCAAGTTGTtttctgccctcccctccccagccacccTCTTCCGACTCCACGTGTTTTGACACTGatgagtgttttctttttctccaatgaGGGGTAAGGACTAGAAAGattgttaaaaaaataagcattagCCAAGCTAGTTCCTGTGACTAGAAGCAAATGTGATGCTTGAACTGACCTTTGTGTTCATTGCTCATTTATTCAGTAACTTACTCAGTTTccctttttcacttaaaaaatattggtgggccgggcacagtggttcacacctgtaatcccagcactttaggaggccaaggcgggtggatcacgaggtcaggagttcgagaccggcctgagcaacaacgtgaagccctgtctctactaaaaatacaaaaattagccaggcatggtggcaggcgcctgtagtcccagctactcggaagactgagacaggagaattgcttgaacctgggaggtggaggttgcagtgagccgagatcatgccactgcatcccagccggGGCGACGGAGcgaaaaaatatgtatgtgtatgtacgtgtatgtatatgtgtgtgtgtgtgtgtgtaaaatatgtgtaacatggccaggtgtgatggctcactcctgtaatcccagcactttgggaggccgaggaaggtagatcagttgaggtcaggggttcgagaccagcctggccaagatggtgaaaccctgtctctactaaaaaaaaaaaaaattagccaggcatcatggggcgtgcctgtaatctcagatacttgggagactgaggcatgagactcacttgaacctgggaggcagaggttgcagtgagccaagatcgtgttaCTACACtgtagccttggtgacagagtgagactctctctcaaaaaaaaaaaaaaaaagtcacaaaatttataccatactgttttccacagtgactgcgCCATTTTAGGTTCCCACCTGTAGTGAGCAAGGGGCCAGTCGTCCTTGTTTCTGGTTAtctttgttgtcgttgttttgttttttagagatggggtctcactatgttgcccaggctggtgtcaaactcctgagctcaagcgattccccccacattggcctcccaaagtgctgggctacaggcgtgagccgctgcccTGCCGTTGTTTTTATGGTCTCTGGCCTAAGCCTGTATTTTTGATGTCATGTGCAACCCATTGCCAAATCCATTGCCATGGagcttttcccctgtgtttttttccaagtgttttatggtttcaggtcttatatttaggttTGATCCATATcgagttactttttgtataaggtgttaggtaagggtccagcttcattcttctggctgtggat of the Pan paniscus chromosome 14, NHGRI_mPanPan1-v2.0_pri, whole genome shotgun sequence genome contains:
- the UPF3A gene encoding regulator of nonsense transcripts 3A isoform X10, which gives rise to MRSEKEGAGGLRAAVAARGPSGREKLSALEVQFHRDSQQQEAETAPTSSSGCGGGAGKPREEKRTALSKVVIRRLPPGLTKEQLEEQLRPLPAHDYFEFFAADLSLYPHLYSRAYINFRNPDDILLFRDRFDGYIFLDSKGLEYPAVVEFAPFQKIAKKKLRKKDAKTGSIEDDPEYKKFLETYWVEEEKTSANPETLLGEMEAKTRELIENSRREARRTEEERVRKETFAGRGKKKKKRRRKMQKKRDR
- the UPF3A gene encoding regulator of nonsense transcripts 3A isoform X11, with the protein product MRSEKEGAGGLRAAVAARGPSGREKLSALEVQFHRDSQQQEAETAPTSSSGCGGGAGKPREEKRTALSKVVIRRLPPGLTKEQLEEQLRPLPAHDYFEFFAADLSLYPHLYSRAYINFRNPDDILLFRDRFDGYIFLDSKGLEYPAVVEFAPFQKIAKKKLRKKDAKTGSIEDDPEYKKFLETYWVEEEKTSANPETLLGEMEAKTRELIVYTHALPCL
- the UPF3A gene encoding regulator of nonsense transcripts 3A isoform X8, whose amino-acid sequence is MRSEKEGAGGLRAAVAARGPSGREKLSALEVQFHRDSQQQEAETAPTSSSGCGGGAGKPREEKRTALSKVVIRRLPPGLTKEQLEEQLRPLPAHDYFEFFAADLSLYPHLYSRAYINFRNPDDILLFRDRFDGYIFLDSKGLEYPAVVEFAPFQKIAKKKLRKKDAKTGSIEDDPEYKKFLETYWVEEEKTSANPETLLGEMEAKTRELIGSLYTRSSMSLENSRREARRTEEERVRKETFAGRGKKKKKRRRKMQKKRDR
- the UPF3A gene encoding regulator of nonsense transcripts 3A isoform X9, producing MRSEKEGAGGLRAAVAARGPSGREKLSALEVQFHRDSQQQEAETAPTSSSGCGGGAGKPREEKRTALSKVVIRRLPPGLTKEQLEEQLRPLPAHDYFEFFAADLSLYPHLYSRAYINFRNPDDILLFRDRFDGYIFLDSKDPEYKKFLETYWVEEEKTSANPETLLGEMEAKTRELIGCALPTHQDGCTLGGQGGWITRSGVRDQPGRHGETPSLLKIQKISRAWWCVPIVPATEEAEAGESLEPRRRRLQ